A single Pseudomonadota bacterium DNA region contains:
- a CDS encoding FAD-binding domain-containing protein: LRQVRAGARGEASRWRGSIKAFGERLRWHCHFIQKLEDEPDIEFQNMSRAYDGLREDAFDPVRFDAWAAGRTGYPMVDACMRALHESGWINFRMRAMLVSFASYHLWLHWRPTALHLARLFLDYEPGIHFSQVQMQSGVTGINTFRIYSPIKQAAEQDPQGVFIRKYCPELAHVPAAYLAEPHRMPHSVQLRSGCVIGQDYPPPIVDHITAYRSARSKMYAIKGTSEAREEAQRVFVKHGSRRGPRGSPGRSRSASSR, translated from the coding sequence CTGCGCCAGGTGCGCGCGGGCGCGCGCGGTGAGGCATCCCGTTGGCGCGGCTCCATCAAGGCGTTTGGCGAACGCCTGCGTTGGCACTGTCACTTTATTCAAAAGCTGGAAGACGAGCCGGACATCGAGTTCCAGAACATGAGCCGCGCTTACGATGGCCTGCGGGAAGACGCGTTCGATCCGGTGCGATTCGACGCGTGGGCTGCAGGCCGCACAGGGTATCCAATGGTGGACGCATGCATGCGGGCGCTGCACGAGAGCGGCTGGATCAATTTCCGCATGCGGGCAATGTTGGTCAGCTTCGCGAGCTATCACCTCTGGCTGCACTGGCGGCCTACGGCGCTACATCTCGCGCGGCTGTTCCTGGACTATGAGCCGGGCATTCATTTCTCGCAGGTGCAGATGCAGTCCGGTGTTACCGGCATCAACACCTTTCGAATTTATTCGCCGATCAAACAGGCAGCGGAACAAGATCCCCAGGGCGTCTTCATTCGCAAGTACTGCCCGGAGCTGGCCCACGTGCCCGCTGCATATCTGGCGGAGCCACACCGCATGCCACATTCGGTTCAGCTCCGCAGCGGCTGCGTGATCGGGCAGGACTATCCACCTCCCATCGTCGACCACATCACGGCGTACCGATCTGCGCGTTCAAAGATGTACGCCATCAAGGGCACAAGTGAAGCCCGGGAGGAAGCGCAGCGTGTCTTTGTCAAACACGGTAGCCGGCGGGGCCCGAGGGGCTCACCGGGCAGGTCGAGGTCGGCCAGTTCCCGCTGA